The nucleotide window GAGAGTCATTATGCACTTAACTAGCGAAAGTCATCTATGTACTTAACTAGCGAgagtcatctatgcacttaactAGCGAGAGTCATCTATGTACCTAACTAGCGAgagtcatctatgcacttaactAGCGAGAGCAATCTATGCACTTAACTAGCGAGAGCAATCTATGCACTTAACTAGCCAGAGCAATCTATGCACTTAACTAGCGAgagtcatctatgcacttaactAGCGAATGGAGGATGCTTTTGCCTTGgatcattttcatgccagccagttAGGCTATACTCCtcttgtaaagagaagcaatgtatTTAAATATTAGGAAAAtttagaaataaatatagtaggcctagcctatataAAACTGATGTGATTCTCTTCTTTTtattagaggccatcactctgttttctcacccaattgcatagcctatagaaatgttacGGAACATgagctcatgaagtgtttgatttgtttaaaaaaaatatacatttgtatTGATGTCAGTGTGATTAGGGGGACAATAGAGTGCtaagtaccaggcagttagcaagtttggtagactACTTATAACCAttagcagcatcagagcttgaagaagcctaattaccgtgaataaacagtcacatggaatttgactgccatcaTGACTTGTGCCCACCAgtgtggcagtaatacggtcaccgtaacaACCCTTAGGCATAAGCAGCATAAGTCCACGGCTCCAtactgcctggtgtcaacggtacagccTGGTGACGGTGGTGtactggtgtggggaatgttttcctggcacacttTACagtaggtcccttgataccaactgagcaatgattgaataattaaggctgttctggaggcaaaaagTCCgaccggtactagatgggtgtaccaaATAAATGGACTTAAGTAATACATGTATTTAGATATATTTAATTATAAAATGAGTACATATGTATTTGAAACATATACGTCAATATATTAATCTTTGGTGTGGTTAGAAGCTTCGTAGGAGCATCGTTAAATCTCAGAGCTGTTTCCCCAAAACCATCGTTGTTAACGTTGCACTTGAAAACGGGTTGTAAATCTGACACCTGTCTCAGACCACTGATAGAAACAACACATTCAAAGTGTGTCGTTCAATATTAGACTCACGTGATTTATCCCATCTGTTGACCACCGATAACTTCAGaacaaagttgactacaaatacaaagttgccaatgtcttCTCTACAGCCGTCATCAGTTTTGTGAATTAAATATAATGTGTAGGTAATATCCAAGAGCCGCGCTCCATTTATTTCGTCCCTATCAGTATTGACACATGTGCCACCCATGCACTTAGCGCCCGCTCTCTCTgcgtggtgttttgggaaacgcATGTTAAATCTTTTTTTCGGTTGTAGAAACGACGCATCGTTCAAACACTCAGGTAAGTGTAACATGAGTTCCCCAAAACATCGCGCAGAGAGAACGGGTGCTAAATGCATCGTCTTTCCTTAGTGTTTTAGCGATGCATTTGAACTCAATTCCATCGTTATTGGGAAACCAGGCTCAGGGCTTTTGGCACAGCTAGATTGCTATGTAGTAGTCGACCAGCATAGCTTGTGACTTCACTGCTAAAGACTGGGGGGGGGTTGAATGTCCTAATGTCTTCCCTGTCTATTCAGAACATCAACACGATTCACCACTATCCCTTATGTGTAGATCTCTTTCAATAAACAGTTAGATTCCGTTTCCCAGAGACAccaagcctagtcctggactgaaAAGCAAGAATCAATGGAGATTGTCTGTTGAAAgtactttttagtccaggactaggttttaATCTGTGACCAGGAAACGGCTGCTAAATAAATCATCTTGTTATACAGAACTGTAACCATGACAACACTACATTTTGTCAGATGGGGAGTCCCTGAAGGATGATGAGGTATTGGAGAATCTACCGGTGGGAACCACGGTAACAATGTTCTTCCACGACCTGGGACCGCAGCTGGGGTGGACCATGGTGAGACCACAATATTTCTGGGATATTGGACAAGGTGCTGTTCCTCACTGTACTGTTTTCTGGGAACAGCAAACAGTGAGCGGACATGTTGCCTATCAGTGAcctctcttcccctgaacaggtgtatctgacctctcttctcctgaacaggtgtatctgacctctcttctcctgaacaggtgtatctgacctctcttctcctgtacaggtgtatctgacctctcttctcctgtacaggtgtatctgacctctcttctcctgaacaggtgtatctgacctctcttcccctgaacaggtGTATAGTACAGGTGtatctgacctctcttctcctgaacaggtgtatctgacctctcttcccctgaacaggtGTATCTGATCTCTCTTCCCATGATCAGGTGTATCTGAcctctcttcccctgaacaggtgtatctgacctctcttcccctgaacaggtGTATAGTACAGGTGtatctgacctctcttctcccgaacaggtgtatctgacctctcttctcctgtacaggtgtatctgacctctcttctcctgAACAGGAGtatctgacctctcttctcctgtacaggtgtatctgacctctcttctcctgAACAGGTAtatctgacctctcttctcctgtacagGTGTAGCTGAcctctcttcccctgaacaggtgtatctgacctctcttcccctgaacaggtgtatctgacctctcttctcctgtacaggtgtatctgacctctcttctcctgaacaggtgtatctgacctctcttctcctgaacaggtgtatctgacctctcttcccctgaacaggtgtatctgacctctcttctcctgtacagGTGTATCTGACTTCTCTTCTCCTGAACAGGTGtatctgacctctcttctcctgtacagGTGTATAGTACAGGTGtatctgacctctcttctcccgAACAGGTGTATCTGACCTCTCTTCTCATGTACAGGTGTATCTGATCTCTCTTCTCATGTACAGGTGTATCTGACCTCTCTTCTCATGTACAGGTGTATCTGAcctctcttcccctgaacaggtGTATCTGACCTCTCTTCTCATGTACAGGTGTATCTGATCTCTCTTCTCATGTACAGGTGTATCTGACCTCTCTTCTCATGTACAGGTGTATCTGAcctctcttcccctgaacaggtgtatctgacctctcttcccctgaacaggtGTATAGTACAGGTGtatctgacctctcttctcctgAACGGGTGTATCTGACCTGTCTTCTCCTGTACAGGTGtatctgacctctcttctcctgaacaggtgtatctgacctctcttctcctgAACGGGTGTATCTGACCTGTCTTCTCCTGTACAGGTGtatctgacctctcttctcctgaacaggtgtatctgacctctcttctcctgtacaggtgtatctgacctctcttctcatgtacaggtgtatctgacctctcttctcctgaacaggtgtatctgacctctcttctcctgtacaggtgtatctgacctctcttctcctgaacaggtgtatctgacctctcttcccctgaacaggtGTATAGTACAGGTGtatctgacctctcttctcctgaacaggtgtatctgacctctcttcccctgaacaggtGTATCTGATCTCTCTTCTCATGTACAAGTGTATAGTACAGGTGTATCTGACgtctcttcccctgaacaggtgtatctgacctctcttcccctgaacaggtGTATCTGATCTCTCTTCTCATGTACAGGTGtatctgacctctcttctcctgaacaggtgtatctgacctctcttcccctgaacaggtGTATAGTACAGGTGtatctgacctctcttctcctgtacaggtgtatctgacctctcttctcctgaacaggtgtatctgacctctcttctcctgtacaggtgtatctgacctctcttctcctgAACAGGTGTATCTGACCGCTCTTCTCCTGTACAGGTGtatctgacctctcttctcctgaacaggtgtatctgacctctcttctcctgtacaggtgtatctgacctctcttctcctgaacaggtgtatctgacctctcttctcctgaacaggtgtatctgacctctcttctcctgtataggtgtatctgacctctcttctcctgaacaggtgtatctgacctctcttctcctgAACAGGTGTATCtgatctctcttctcctgtaccggTGTATCTGACCTCTCTTCTCATGTACAGGTGTATAGTACAGGTGtatctgacctctcttctcctgaacaggtgtatctgacctctcttctcctgaacaggtgtatctgacctctcttctcctgtacagGTGTAGCTGACCTCTCTTCTCCTGAACAGGTGTATCTGAcctctcttcccctgaacaggtGTATAGTACAGGTGtatctgacctctcttctcctgaacaggtgtatctgacctctcttctcctgaacaggtgtatctgacctctcttctcctgaacaggtgtatctgacctctcttcccctgaacaggtgtatctgacctctcttctcctgaacaggtgtatctgacctctcttctcctgaacaggtgtatctgacctctcttcccctgaacaggtGTTTCTGGCGGAGTGCATCGGACCTCTCTTCATCTACCTTTTCttcttcctccatctcctcaACATCTATGAGCAGAAAGATGACTATACCTCCAATCCCTGCTCAGTGGTCACGTACGTATATGGTAGCAAATTCCAAGAGTAGCCCCGACTAGTTCAGCGGCTTCCTTCGGGAGAGTTTGTCCTCAAGTTTCTCTGTACTCTTCTCCGATGGCCTCACAGGTGCATTcacacttctgacaccaatgtagctATATTTGGGGGTAGCCCCGACCGGGACTAGAACCCGGGTCCAGCGACTGTCAACCCAACACCTTAGCTTTTATGTCAAGAGATCTGAATCTCTTGACGAGGTCTCTAGGTATTGAGTTAAGGTTGCTACAATAGTCTAGAATGTCTGTGTCGTTGCTGTGAAAGAGAACATGCTGTCAGTCAATTCACCTTGGGTCAAAAGGTCAACTACAAAATAATGATAGCTTCTCTACCCCCACTctacctcttctctaccccttctctacccctcttttGTCCTctttactactaccactaccttcTCTACCCCCACTCTAACCCCTTCTATACCCCGACTCTACCCCCACTCTAACCCCTTCTATATCCCCACTCCACCCCCACTctaccccttctctaccccttctctacccccactctacccccttctctacccccACTCTTGTCCTctttactactaccactaccttctctacccccactcttcccccttctctacccccaCTCTTGTCCTctttactactaccactaccttctctacccccactcttcccccttctctacccccactcttcccccttctctacccccttctctacccccACTCTTGTCCTctttactactaccactatcttCTCTACCCCcactcttcccccttctctacccccttctctacccccACTCTTGTCCTctttactactaccactaccttctctacccccactctacccccttctcttcccccacTCTAACCCCACTCTACCCCCTTCTCTGCTCCCACTCTACCCCTTCTCTACCCCCACTCTTGTCCTctttactactaccactaccttatctacccccttctcttcccccacTCTATCaccttctctaccccctctctaccaccactctaccccttctctacccccactctagccccttctctacccccactctacccccttctctaccccattctctacccccacctctaccccttctctgcccccactctaccccatTCTCTACCCCATTCTCTACCcccactctacctccctctacccccttctctacccccactctacccccacccccttctctacccccactctaccccattctctacccccttctctacccccACTCTACCTCCtactctacccccttctctacccccactctaccccctccTACCCCATTCTCTACCCCCCTTCTCTACCCCCACTCTACCCCattctctacccccttctctacccccACTCTACCTCCtactctacccccttctctaccccccCCTACCTCCtactctacccccttctctaccccattctctacccccccacccccctctacccccttaCCTCCTACTCTACCCCCACTCCACTCTACCCCcattctaccctactctaccccttctctacccccttctctacctcctacTCTACCCCTTCTCTACCCCCACTCTACCTCCtactctacccccttctctacccccccaccctacccccttctctacccccactctacccccttctctacccccttctctaccccccACTACCTCCtactctacccccttctctactcccactctaccccttctctacccccactctacccccttctctacccccttctctaccccccACTCTACCTCCTACTCTACCCCTTCTCTACTCccactccccttctctaccccactctacctcctactctacccccttctctactccccctaccccctctacccccttctctatccccactctacccccttctctctactGCTGTAGGCTggcgtgtgtgtgtcactgtttcCACTACTTCAGAAGGCTGTTGGAAACCGTCTTCATTCATCGCTTCTCAGACGGCACCTTGCCACTGCAAACCATCATGAGGGTCAGTTCCACCGAACTCTGGCGCCTAAAACATTCCGGAATTCAATAGTGTTTACGTGTAGCTGTTCAATTGGTTCAATGATCAAAGTTTAATTATAAGATCCTTTTTGTCAGTGACTTACCTGGCTAAATAAACCTGGTTAAACACTTGTGAATGTTCATCTCTTAAAACTGAATTAAAACGTAGTCAGGCTAAATGATCTGATTGATAGCTGCTGGCGTTGGGCTTTTGTTGTTAGGTGGTGATCTTCCCACCTTGTATCGAAACATCTGATGGCTGGCCTCTGGTGTTGAGATGtcatgggatggagggatactatactattatattctatatgatgctattctatactattctatactattctattctatactattttattctattctctactattctattctatactattatatactattttattatattctattctatactattttattatattctatactattctattctatactattaTATACTATTCTATTAtatactattctattctatactattctactcaTTGTTCATTGATATACTATACGGTTctattatatactgtactataatgtactatactatactttgCTATACAatactattctatactattatatacatactatactgttctattatatgctatactattctatactattatatacatactatactgttctattatatgctatactatactattctatactattatatacatactatactgttctattatatgctatactattatatactattatattctattctattatatcctATTGTTCTATTATATActaatatatactatactattctatactgttatattatatactatgctattatatactattctatactattctattatATACTAATAtatactattctattctatactattctattattattattattctatctattatattatatcccattgttctattatatactatactatactattctaTACAATGCTATTCTATACTGTTATATTATTTACTATGCTATTAtatactattctattctattatatactAATATATACTATTCTATTATATACATTTACACTATACTATTCTATTACATACTATTCTATTATATACtattgtattctatactattctattatattctattttatactattatattatatactatgctatactattctattctattatatgctatactattatatactattatattatattctattctattatatcctATTGTTCTATTATATACTAATATAAACTATACTATTCTATATTATATACTATGCTATTAtatactattctatactattctattatATACTAATATATACTATTCTATtatatactattatattatatcccattgttctattatatactatactatactattctaTACAATGCTATTCTATACTGTTATATTATTTACTATGCTATTATATACTATTCTATTATATACTAATAtatactattctatactattctattatATACTAATATATActattctatactgttctattatatactatactattatatTATTTTCTATTATATACTATTCTGTTCAATTAtatactattctatactattctattgtattctacactattctattatattctattttatactattatattatatactattctatactatactattatatTCTATACTATTCCAGTATACACTATTCTATTAtatactattctattctattatatactATTCcatactattctattctattatatactattctatactattctattatATGCTATTCGATTATATACTATTATATTCTATGCTATTCTATACTATTATATAATATACTCTTATATGAATTTATatgatatactatactatactattatatactatactatattatcgTATTATTTTCtattatatactatactgttctACTCTCAGAACTGCCTGTACTACTGGGGATTTTCTGCTTGGTTAGCCTACTACATCAACCACCCCCTCTACACTCCACCATGTGAGTACCACTCTCAACCaacaaatgaatgaatggatgacaACTCTCAGTGTTGATAGATGGTTCTGCTGCTTAAGGTGCTGTATGTGTCTTACAGTGTATGGGAATCTCCAAGTCTACTCTGCAGTGGTGGTGTTTATGGTATGTAGCCTAATCTACTCTGTGTTGGTGGTGTTTATGGTATGTAGCTTAATCTACTCTGTGTTGGTGGTGTTTATGGTATGTAGCCTAATCTCTAAATCTACTCTGCGTTGGTGGTGTTTATGGTATGTAGCCTAATCTACTCTGTGTTGGTGGTGTTTATGGTATGTAGCCTAATCTCTAAATCTACTCTGCGTTGGTGGTGTTTATGGTATGTAGCCTAATCTACTCTGTGTTGGTGGTGTTTATGGTATGTAGCCTAATCTACTCTGTGTTGGTGGTGTTTATGGTATGTAGCCTAATCTACTCTGCGTTGGTGGTGTTTATGGTATGTAGCCTAATCTCTAAATCTACTCTGCggtggtggtgttgatggtatgtAGCCTAATCTACTCTGTGTTGGTGGTGTTTATAGTATGTAGCCTAATCTACTCTGTGTTGGTGGTGTTTATAGTATGTAGCCTAATCTCCAAATCTACTCTGTGTTGGTGGTGGTTATGGTATGTCGCCTAATGTTATATCTCTCAGCCTCATTGTGTTTTCATTGAGTTCAGAACAACAGAGGAAAACATTCTTCCATCTGTCTTCAGAAATGGCTTCTTTCCCAAAaaaattatttctctctctctctctctctctctctctctctctctctctctctctctctctctctctctctctctctctctctctctctctctctctctctctctctctctctctctctctctctctctctctctctctctctctctctctctctctctctctctctctctctctctcagctctgtgAAGCTGGAAACTTCTCAATTCATTTGGCTCTCAATAACTTGGGCTGTAATGGTGAGTTGCCTTCCAGCATTTCTGAATGTGTTGTATTGATTGCATATTCCAGAACGATGTCATAGCCAAGATAGGTAATAGGGAGCAAGTTCCTCAAATATTTCTCACAAATTGCTAGTTCAGTCAGCAACATCTGTGTGGTAGTTTGCCAGCAGAGAAGATATTTCCATGATGAATCACatcttctcacagttgtgtcctGCTGTCTACTAGGTCTGAGGCCCAAGCGGATCCCTTACCCCACCAGGAACCCCTTCACATGGCTCTTCTTCTTCGTGTCATGTCCCAACTACACCTATGAGGTGGGTCAAACTCACAGAGATAGATAAAGAGGACTCTGGAGCCCAATAGCTTGTTTTAGCCTGAGCAGTGCCATTGAGGATTTTTCACAATTTTGAAGTAGTCAtctgggtgggacttcctatgggttTAGGAAGGATCCCATAATTCCATgcaggtcatcaggagggatcatcCAATGAATTATATTCGTcagcaaacattccataactgcaaGTTTCAGCAAATCACCAACCTTGTCTTCATACCTGTTTAAACAAACACACTCTAGATGGCAGTGTGCCCCTTTTCAGTTTGTTTACTCAAATtaactacttcaaaatggagatggcctcaagGGCACTGCCTGTGCTCTCAGAAGCTACTTTAACACAGTCTTGTATGTATACATTTAAGTATGGCTGGCCCAggcgggaattgaacccacaacccttggTGTTGCAAGTGTTGTGCTCTATTGACTTAGACACACAGGAGAGTCTAGACTTAAGTTGCCATTGTagcataatagtgaagatatcaacactatgaaataacacatatggaatcatgtagtaaccaacaaagtgttaaaacaaatcaaaatatattttatgttttagatacttcaaagtagccaccctttaccttgatgacagctttgcacactcttggcattctctcaaccagcttcatgaggtatctGGAATTCATTGTGGAATTTcgttccttcttaatgtgttagAGATGATCAGTTGTGctgggtgatatacagaagatagcccttttTGGTTAAAggccaagttcatattatggcagctcaaataagcaaagagaaacgacagtccatcattactttaagacatgaagatcagtcaatcaaACACTTTCTCGGTTACAACATGATtgaatatgtgttatttcatagtttttacaTCTTCACTATttattcgacaatgtagaaaatagtctaaatagagaaaaacccttgaatgaggaggcGCGTCCCAACCTTCTGACTGATACTGTGTTTTGATTCGTCAGGTGGGGACGTGGTTGAGTTTCTCCATCATGACACAGTGTGTTCCAGGTAAAACTACACATCTTTCATCGTTTCACGTGTACTTAGGTGGTAAATGTTAGAAGCTGTTTACACATGTGGCATATTACATGTTTACAAACACGTATTTTCATAATACTAAGCACTAGATTCAGATCAGATCAAGCGTTAACCGTTGATAAGCCGACACCTGCATAGCTCCATGttttgataataatataataataataataataataatataataataataataatatatcataataatataataatatatgccatttagcagacgcttttatccaaagcgacttacagtcatgtgtgcatacattctacgtatgggtggtcccggggatcgaacccactaccctggcgttacaagcgccatgctctaccaactgagctacacaggaccacagggAACAATCacgttggagctgtcaaatcggtgaAAAAGctgctcttcaaatcaaatcgtatttgaaTAATGTGATCGTTGTCACAAAGCCACACCCGTCCCACTCACTTACGAAGTGCAGAATGAGAAAACATATAGAAATATAGCCACCCGTGGGAGAGATTGTCATACCAGTTACGTTGTACTCtgtaaatattaaataaataaaggttattCTGGTACACTGCCAGTTCAGTTATGTTGTACTGCGTAAATAAAGGTTATTCTGGTACACTGCCAGTTCAGTTATGTTGTACTGTGTAAATAAAGGTTATTCTGGTACACTGCCAGTTCAGTTATGTTGTACTGTGTAAATAAAGGTTATTCTGGTACACTGCCAGTTCAGTTATGTTGTACTGTGTAAATAAAGGTTATTCTGGTACACTGCCAGTTCTGTTATGCTGTACTGTCTCGATAAAgatttaaattgaaattgaaagaCTGACATAAGTACGTGTGATACGAAAGAGTCAATTCCATTACTTTGTTTAAGTTTTAGTCACCAATTTCGTGACTCTACTAACTAActgttgtgtctctctctttccacagtgGCCCTGTTCACGTTGCTGGGCTTCATCCAGATGACTATCTGGGCACGCGGAA belongs to Oncorhynchus gorbuscha isolate QuinsamMale2020 ecotype Even-year linkage group LG22, OgorEven_v1.0, whole genome shotgun sequence and includes:
- the LOC124009868 gene encoding very-long-chain enoyl-CoA reductase-like isoform X2, producing MHLAPALSAWCFGKRMLNLFFGCRNDASFKHSDGESLKDDEVLENLPVGTTVTMFFHDLGPQLGWTMVFLAECIGPLFIYLFFFLHLLNIYEQKDDYTSNPCSVVTLACVCHCFHYFRRLLETVFIHRFSDGTLPLQTIMRNCLYYWGFSAWLAYYINHPLYTPPLYGNLQVYSAVVVFMLCEAGNFSIHLALNNLGCNGLRPKRIPYPTRNPFTWLFFFVSCPNYTYEVGTWLSFSIMTQCVPVALFTLLGFIQMTIWARGKHKMYTREFTDYPELRSAIIPLFL
- the LOC124009868 gene encoding very-long-chain enoyl-CoA reductase-like isoform X1, with the protein product MDLKSLFVVAQFIKTRCAHGMTAGKAKKDKNYIFYEVEIQDSKKLKLCYLDKVEPNATIGEIKCLLYKIYPKWYPARQALSLHPDGESLKDDEVLENLPVGTTVTMFFHDLGPQLGWTMVFLAECIGPLFIYLFFFLHLLNIYEQKDDYTSNPCSVVTLACVCHCFHYFRRLLETVFIHRFSDGTLPLQTIMRNCLYYWGFSAWLAYYINHPLYTPPLYGNLQVYSAVVVFMLCEAGNFSIHLALNNLGCNGLRPKRIPYPTRNPFTWLFFFVSCPNYTYEVGTWLSFSIMTQCVPVALFTLLGFIQMTIWARGKHKMYTREFTDYPELRSAIIPLFL